The Theobroma cacao cultivar B97-61/B2 chromosome 2, Criollo_cocoa_genome_V2, whole genome shotgun sequence genome includes the window ACCCTTGATAATGAATGATTCATTGCCATTAGTTAAAcgtaaaaaatgaaaatatcatataattataatattatattatatcattatcCGTTATGATATGTCAAAATGTCATTATCACACTTAAGTGTTacgtgatataaaataataaataatattttaattaattataattaatcaatcattcgATACAATTAGCTTAACATTATCTTACTTTCTTATTTAAccaactttttattttgttattgatcaaatttatttaattgttgaaTCAATAACTAAAGGCATAgtttaaaatcaaagtaaagAGGTAACGTGCCAGCGAGTGTCTGtgtccatatatatatatatatatacactatTAATTTATGCATAACctaattattgattttcatACAACTACACGTTTATGGGACAATTATCATTGGGTGTAACAGAGATGAGATTAAGGCATGTGAATGCAATGGGCGTGTTACCAAAAGTCCAAAACAGTGGATGAAACTAAAGCTCTCTCCAGctaattcttttctttctttaacaCAGACCAAAGTTATGAATAATCAATCaccttttctattttcttgtttttgggtCATACTTTATCAgctttttaattcttttaacaagaaaaaatcGCAAAAGAATCACCACTACTTTACATTACTCAAACATTGTattttgtcttaaattaaaaaaattataaatttttttaacttttaatcatTTGAATATCACTTGATTCGTTAcatcaaatttaaaacttaacaTTTTGGACCTTGTAGCATTCTCTCTTGCGACTCATTTTTATTAGtatatataatgtttaaataaaattttaaattaatttttatattcaatcaaatttatatatttttattttgaatcaaataaaatttactaattaataattaatttaaaataaaaatataaaaaagtatttaatttaaaaaatataaaaaaatatttaaatttaatttttaaaaaatattatatcaaaaataaatttttaactgTCACTCGTGTCATAAATTTCATTAGACAGGTCAAGATAATTGTCAGACtatcattgattttttttttttttttgaaaatatatcaTTGAAACTTTGAAAGAGATGTGACAGAACTTTCAAAGCACGTGTACTGCAATAAACTGTTATTGGCATTAGCCAATTCGCCATGAAGGTCTCTGTCGAGTAAAATTTTTACCATATATGGTTGGACGCCTTGGATAAACAAGCAGGACATTGTAATTTTATCCGATGGTAATTAACACAAAGATTCTAAATTAACggtgaaaaaagaaacagGAAAGAGAACATTAcagttaataaattatattcgACACTCCAGCCTATTACATGAAGATAGGAATATATTGAGCTCAATTACccaaaaagaaggaaaataacCAGTGAGCTCAATTATTCACCACACGACATTGACTacatacacaacaaaaagTGCCAAACCACAGTACCCACACTTACAGCTGAAGGAACCAAAAAGTTATTTTCTTCAGCTGCTTATTCCGTTAACCCAGGCCTACGaataataaaatgttaaaacaaagataaggaaagaaaaagcaagGTCCTAACTGTTGACAAATGCACATTGCTTCCTAATCTCACCTTCTGATCCTGTCTTAACATTGATCCGACCCATTTTCTCCATAGACTTGGCAAACTCAGCATAGAAAAATTTGAGGGGATTAGAAAGGAGTTGGTTGATGAGAGCCAAACTAGTTGAGTTTGTAGTCAAGGCAGCATCGGAATTGAAAAGACCCCTTCTCTTGGTTAGGAGAGTGTAGTAGCTAAGATCGAAGGTGTTACGGCTTCCAGGGTCCATCTCAACTTTTGTGGTGTTGTCATTGGGATTTCTACACTTGTTTGCCTTGAGATTAGAAGCGTATTCACTGTCAAGGGTCGGGTCAACACCGCCAGGGCCGCTGGAGTTGTACAGTCGGCGTGAAAATGATGGGCAATGAGATAGCCCGATGGTGTGAGCACCTGCAACAATTAACCAAAGCAGATGACAATGTTGAAAGAAAAACGTGGCATCagatataattggaaatgtaATATGATATCACTTTGTATACCAGATAGCAGAACCAAGTCTTTTGAATCAAGTCCTTGGTTATTGAAAAGTCTTAGGAGAGTAGTGAAGTTGCTGAATGGTGATGGAATGTTGGCATTTGCTTCCGATACATTTGAGATCACCCCGTCTCGTCGTCCCGTTGGAACATTCCAAAATGGACCTCCCTGTTTGCAGCCAAATGAATTGCAGTTAGAAACAGCAACGCTCTCGGTAATGAAATCCAGGTAATTATTAACTTCCGGGAAGTGATTTACTTACAATGACTACGACAGAGTCCCTTGCAATCAAAGTAAGGATATCTGCACAAGAGACAACTCCGGGGCATTCAGCTTCAAGGAGGCTCTTCACTCTATCAATGAAATCAAAGCCTCTGAGTGTTTGATTTGGGACAGCATTCTTTTCTGGCGATTGGCCGGAGGTTGCGTTTAGAAGCAGAGATGCATCACAACCCTGAAAAGCAAATATTCACTCTTAGTCCTTGCATTCTATAGGGtatgaaacaaaagaaaatgggaGACCAAAAGATGTACATACCCTGACAAAACAATCGTGGAAGTGCATTCTAATGAAGCTGGCGGCCAGTGATGGGGCATTAGGGATGTGCTTGTTAACATAGTCTTTCACAATCTTCTCAGCTTTAGGACAGCTCTTAGCATAAAAATCCATCTGCAACTGAGCATGAGTGGACCCTATGATTGCTAAAAGACCCAACAGAACAATCCCCAGAAAGCCTGTTCCTGCCATTTTTGACAGAACTTGGAACAATGTCGTCTCACTTTCTATTCAAGTTCTATTGGGAAAACCTCTTTGAAGAAAGCAAAGTTTGATGTTGTTCAATGTTGGAAACCAAGGGAAGTTCTTATAGACGTTGATTTGAATTACtataagattaaaaaaaacaaagaaagcaaGATAAGATGAAGCCCGTTATTCACCTTACCTATTTTACAATTtactataatatattttaatctaAAGCAttggaataaaaaatatgattagTTATGCGCCTGTCTCTTACCAATTGACATAGGATTCAACTGTAACATCAAGGGGTAGGTGGAATTTATCCGAATAGACAATTGTGTAATGCGGAGATTAAGCTTATGTCTGTCCACCTGAATCAAgtcttttaaattgatttaagttgATTAGAATTAAGCTTAATTACCGTTGTAATTGGTATACGTGGCGGGTAAGCATCTTATGGATGCAGATTTGGTGGATATGATCTTGGATCATGTTACACTAAAATCATGTGAGATAAGAACAAGATATAGAGTAGAATACAATTCAATTGGTTCACCTGCTCTCGATGGCTACGATATCATTACATCATGATGCATTTTAGCCTTGAGCTGTCCGTCTACTTTTTCTATTCAATAATTTGGTACCTGCTGCCACTTTTTTATAGCCGACTATACATTGGGGTCAAGAAACGAAAAACTTGGATTCATGAAGAATAAAGTTTGTCAATCATGTTCGAAATGCGTTGTTAATGCTTCATGCAGATGCGTAGAagatgaaaagaaacaaaaaggaaaaagggaatCCAGTAAGCAAGCTGTCAAAGAGAAACAGGACATATAATTATGATCTCATTACATCTAAgttgtatttttattacacaatattacaCAACAATTTTGGAATGTCTTAGAGCATATGCCACATGTACCAATAATGTAGTATTGGGTTTAAGGCAgggaccaaatttcaaatagtAACTCgacaaaaaggaaagaaagctCCACTTCTAACAATGCAAAGGTTTGAGAGGAAAAGTACATATTTAGTTTGGCTGTCTCTTTTGTTTTGACTTGACaagtttctttcattttctgcattagaagaagagaaaattttaatttattaaattcaaaaatctgatatcaaattaataaactttTGATCTATCAAACTCAAAACTCTTATATCATGTCAGTAAGATCTTGATTGTAttactaaaaaatttaaatagcTATTAGTAGTAAGATTGACCAAACGAGTAACTTAACTTCCAAAACCGAAAAGAGAACATATACAGTGACAAGAGAACAATATCGATTTCTTTGGAACTCAGTGGTACACATTTTCTTAACAAGTTTGGAAATGTCTTGGGGCATGTCAGTTTGGTTGAGGCAGGAACGAATTCTATCAGAAAAAGATGACAAAAGAGGAAAGTGATCTGCAATTTCATTCTCCCACCACTTTTGGTAAAAGAGAATGTTAACAGTTCGTTTCAAAAGGCcacaaaaacaaagcaagagTGACTCCACCATGCATCAATTACATAcaattattatgacttattatCTAATGAGTGTAATaggtttttataaaaacaaacgctacaaaataaaataaattaacaaaatcaaaCTACTCATAAtgagttcaatttttttagttgaaaaaataaaataatcaaaacttATTCTTTTGACAGATATCATGTATCAATTACATGTCATAATTGCATTTAATTAAGGTACGTAGTAATTAGTAGTACTTGATAAAACATCATTATATTAAGAAACCGTAGAGTTCAATTTACTATTAATTAATCTGATAAATTTTATGATTGAAGTCATATAATTGGTTTTttataactattttattttatattttggaaTAGATACATAATAATATATCATGATCAATGGCAAAATTAACATGACCGAGAGACATCCTTTCGGCAAACATGGTATGCCCCATGGGAGAACATGTCACGGGGGACAGGCGAGAAGACGCGTACGAGGAAGTTTCATATGTCCTTATCTTCAttattttctcccttttttccCTGGCTGTCCCACGAGACAGGCATGcctagatttttttttttttgaaagataggCAGGCCTA containing:
- the LOC18610075 gene encoding peroxidase 3, which encodes MAGTGFLGIVLLGLLAIIGSTHAQLQMDFYAKSCPKAEKIVKDYVNKHIPNAPSLAASFIRMHFHDCFVRGCDASLLLNATSGQSPEKNAVPNQTLRGFDFIDRVKSLLEAECPGVVSCADILTLIARDSVVVIGGPFWNVPTGRRDGVISNVSEANANIPSPFSNFTTLLRLFNNQGLDSKDLVLLSGAHTIGLSHCPSFSRRLYNSSGPGGVDPTLDSEYASNLKANKCRNPNDNTTKVEMDPGSRNTFDLSYYTLLTKRRGLFNSDAALTTNSTSLALINQLLSNPLKFFYAEFAKSMEKMGRINVKTGSEGEIRKQCAFVNS